One window of the Salvelinus fontinalis isolate EN_2023a chromosome 2, ASM2944872v1, whole genome shotgun sequence genome contains the following:
- the LOC129814037 gene encoding calcyphosin-like protein isoform X1: MHANQRCKLITCLQTAGIMAGTSRHDREMAVNAKKQLSVCTDPVDRLRMQCLARGSSGIKGLGRTFRIMDDDNNRILDVKEFMKGLNDYGVLIEKDEAMTMFQRFDRDNSGLIDFDEFLLTLRPPMSNARKEVIMQAFRKLDKTGDGVITIEDLSGVYNAKYHPKYQNGEWTEEQVFRKFLDSFDSPYDKDGKVTMEEFLNYYCGVSASIDSDVYFILMMKNAWKL; encoded by the exons ATGCATGCAAATCAGCGATGCAAATTGATTACCTGCCTGCAGACTGCAGGTATCATGGCAGGGACGTCGCGACATGATCGGGAGATGGCGGTGAATGCCAAAAAACAGCTGTCTGTATGCACAGACCCTGTGGATCGACTGAGGATGCAGTGTCTCGCACGAGGCTCTTCTGGCATCAAGGGTCTaggcag AACATTCAGGATAATGGATGATGACAACAACCGTATATTGGATGTGAAGGAGTTTATGAAGGGGCTTAATGACTACGGTGTCCTCATTGAGAAAGATGAGGCCATGACAATGTTTCAACGTTTTGACCGGGACAACAGTGGACTCATTGACTTTGATGAATTTCTCCTCACTCTCAGG CCCCCGATGTCCAATGCCAGGAAGGAGGTGATCATGCAGGCCTTTAGGAAGCTGGATAAGACTGGTGACGGGGTGATCACTATTGAAGATCTGAGTGGGGTTTACAACGCCAAGTACCACCCCAAATATCAAAAtggggagtggacagaggagCAAGTATTCCGCAAATTCCTGGACAGCTTCGACTCTCCTTACGACAAGGACGGAAAG GTCACCATGGAGGAGTTTCTCAACTACTACTGTGGAGTCAGCGCCTCCATCGATAGTGATGTCTATTTCATTCTCATGATGAAAAATGCATGGAAATTGTGA
- the LOC129814037 gene encoding calcyphosin-like protein isoform X2, whose amino-acid sequence MAGTSRHDREMAVNAKKQLSVCTDPVDRLRMQCLARGSSGIKGLGRTFRIMDDDNNRILDVKEFMKGLNDYGVLIEKDEAMTMFQRFDRDNSGLIDFDEFLLTLRPPMSNARKEVIMQAFRKLDKTGDGVITIEDLSGVYNAKYHPKYQNGEWTEEQVFRKFLDSFDSPYDKDGKVTMEEFLNYYCGVSASIDSDVYFILMMKNAWKL is encoded by the exons ATGGCAGGGACGTCGCGACATGATCGGGAGATGGCGGTGAATGCCAAAAAACAGCTGTCTGTATGCACAGACCCTGTGGATCGACTGAGGATGCAGTGTCTCGCACGAGGCTCTTCTGGCATCAAGGGTCTaggcag AACATTCAGGATAATGGATGATGACAACAACCGTATATTGGATGTGAAGGAGTTTATGAAGGGGCTTAATGACTACGGTGTCCTCATTGAGAAAGATGAGGCCATGACAATGTTTCAACGTTTTGACCGGGACAACAGTGGACTCATTGACTTTGATGAATTTCTCCTCACTCTCAGG CCCCCGATGTCCAATGCCAGGAAGGAGGTGATCATGCAGGCCTTTAGGAAGCTGGATAAGACTGGTGACGGGGTGATCACTATTGAAGATCTGAGTGGGGTTTACAACGCCAAGTACCACCCCAAATATCAAAAtggggagtggacagaggagCAAGTATTCCGCAAATTCCTGGACAGCTTCGACTCTCCTTACGACAAGGACGGAAAG GTCACCATGGAGGAGTTTCTCAACTACTACTGTGGAGTCAGCGCCTCCATCGATAGTGATGTCTATTTCATTCTCATGATGAAAAATGCATGGAAATTGTGA